Within Amycolatopsis sp. FDAARGOS 1241, the genomic segment GCGCCTGGCCAAACCGGTCATCGCCGCGGTCAGCGGGCACGCCGTGGCGGGCGGCCTCGAACTGGCGCTGTGGTGCGACCTGCGCGTCGCCGACGACACGGCCGTCTTCGGCGTGTTCTGCCGGCGCTGGGGCGTCCCCTTGATCGACGGCGGCACCGTGCGGCTGCCGCGCCTGATCGGCCAGAGCCACGCGATGGACCTGATCCTCACCGGCCGCCCGGTCCCGGCCGAGGAGGCACTGCGCATGGGCCTGGCCAACCGCGTCGTCCCGGCGGGGCAGGCGCTGGAGGCCGCGGTCGAACTCGGGAATTCGCTCGCCGCGTTCCCGCAGACCTGCCTGCGCGAGGACCGCGCGTCCGTCCTCGAACAACACGGCGCGAGCGAAGAGTCCGCCCTGGCCAACGAATTCGCGCACGGCCGCGTCTCCCTCGCCACCGACACGGCGGCCGGCGCCACCCGCTTCGCCCGCGGCGCCGGCCGGCACGGTTCGTTCGACAGCTGACCGGGTGGGGCGCCGCCGAACCGGCGCCCCACCGGGTCGATCACGCGGCCACGTAGCCCGCGTCGAGTTCTCGGTGCAGTGTGACGCGGTCGATCGCCTTTTCCCACTTGCCCACGACGAGCGTGGCCACGCAGTTGCCGGCGATGTTGGTGAACACGAAGGCGGCCGAGAGGACACTGTGGACACCCAGCACGAGCGCGATGCTGCTGACCGGGATCGTGTGCGTGGCCGCCAAGGTCAGGGCCAGCACGGCGATCGCCGAGCCGGACACACCCGCGCCGCCCTTCGAGGTGAGGAGCAGCACGACCAGGAGACCCAGCTGAGCCTGCCAGCTCAGGTCGGTGCCTGTGGCCTGCGCGAGGAACACGCTGACCGCGGCGAAGTACAGGCACGTGCCGTCGTGGTTGAAGCTGTAGGCGGTGGGCAGCACGAGGCCGACCACGGGCTCGTCGACGCCCAGCTTCTCGAGCTTCGCCGTGAGCTGCGGGAAGACGCTCTCCGACGAGCTCGTGCCGAGCACCAGCACCAGCTCCGCGCGGAAGTAGCGCAGCACCTTCCACAGGCTGACCCCGGCGTAGCGCGAGACCGGCCACAGCACGAGCACGAAGAACAGCACCACGATCAGGTAGAACACGCCCACGAGCTTGCCGAGCGGCAGCAACGTGGACAGTCCGTACTTCGACACCGTGAAGGCGATGGCGCCGAACGCCGCGAACGGCGCGAGGCGCATGACCTTCTTGATGATCCAGAACAGCGACTGCTGCACGGTGCCGACGATGTTCAGCACCGGCTGAGCCTTCTCACCCAGCGCCGCGAGCCCGCACGCGAACAGGACCGAGAACACCAGCACCTGCAGGATCTCGCCCTTGGCGAACGCGTCGACGGCCGAGGTCGGCACGAGGCTCACGAGGAAATCGTCGAAGCCCTCCGACTTCGCCGGCGCCGCGGAAGCCGGGGCGTGCAGCGACGACGGGTCGATGTTCATGCCCTCGCCCGGGCGCAGCACATTGACCACGACGAGGCCGAGCACGAGCGCGACCGTGGTGATCACTTCGAAGTACACGATGGCCTTCACCGCGATGCGCCCGACCTTGCCGAGGTCGCGCACGCTCGCGATGCCGTGGGTGACGGTGCAGAAGATGATCAGTCCGACGACCATCTGGATGAGGTGGATGAAGATGTCGCCGAGGAAGTCGACGTGGTGGCCGACCGAGGGCGCGAGCGCGCCCACGAGCACGCCGGCGACGACGCCGGCGACGACCTGGAAGGTCAGGTCGGTGTAGAACGGCTTGCGCTTGCGGGTCTGCCCGGGGGCGCCCGCCGAGGTGGTTTCACTCATCGTCTTCCGGTTTCTCCGTTGAATCTCCGGTGCCGGCACACGCCGGGGTGGTGCTACACGTCGCCGAGGACGGCCTTGGCCGGCGCGAACACCTCGTCGGCGTCGAGGCGGCGCGGGAGCAAACCCTGTTCGAGGCACGCGTCGACGATCAGCTCGACGGGGCCCCGCAGGCGGTCGAAGCCGAACAGCGTCGGGCGCGGTTCACCCTCGGGCCGCTCGACGGTGGCGTCGGCGCGGAGCAGCAGCTCGTAGGCCTCGCGGACGGCGGCCGGGTTGTCGCGGGCCACGGTGGCGCCGGCGACCACCATGTGGTTGATCGGCATGAACCCGTGCTCGCGCCACCACTGCTCGTCGCGGGCGCGCGCGTCGGGGATCACCCGCACGAACTCGTCGCCTTCGGGCAGGTCGTTGCCGAGGATGGTGGCGTCGATGCGGCCTTCGCGCAGCAGGTCGGGCAGGCTCGCGTCGCCGACGCCGTGCTCGACGAAGTCCGGGTCCTCGTACTCGGCGACGTGGGCGCCGTCGCGAGTGAGCCAGCGGATGTCGCGCGAGGCGAGACCGAAGTCCCCGGTGAGGTGCGCGCGCACCCACATGCCCGTGGTCTGGGTGAACGCCCGGACGCCGATGGTCTTGCCCTTGAGCTCCTCGGGCTTCACCGGCCGTGCCGCGTGGGCGATGAGGCAGCCGCGCTGGAACCTCGACGCGACGACGGCGGGCAGCAGCACGACCGGGCGGCCGTAGGCGATCGCCTGCAGGGCCGTGACGATCGCGAGCTCGCTCAGGTCGTAGGCCTCGTCGCGGACCATCGGCGCGAACGCCTTGTGCACGGGCTTGACGGCGTGGAAGTCGAGCGTGACCGCGTCGCTGGTGACCTCGCCGTTCTTGAGCGGCTGGGTGTGCGGGTAGTCGGCGAGGACGGTCCGCAGGACGGTCGGCTCAGGCACGGTTCCCTCCCGGGTAGAACACGGCCGCGGTCCCGCCGAAGATCTGCCGCACGTCGGCATCCGGCAGCACGGAAACGGTTTCGCGGGCCTCGGCGAGGAGGTCGGGCAGCCGGCCCTCGGCGGCGGGGAAGTTCGAACCCCACACGAGGCGGTTCGCGCCGTAGGCCGCGACCAGGTCCGTGAGGAAGTCCTTGACGGTCGACGCGCCCTTCTCCGCCGCGGCCAGCGCGCGGTGGGTGAGCTTGAGGTGCACGCCCGGGTAGGCGGCGAGGTCGAACAGGTCCTTGGCCAGGCGGTAGGGACGGCCGTCGGACAGGTCGGGGCGCGCGCAGTGGTCGAGCAGCACGCGGACCTTCGGAAAGCGGTCGAGCAGTTCGCGCAGCTTGGGCAGACCCTGGATGGTCATCTGCAGGCATACCGGGATGTCGTGTTGCTCGGCGTGGGCCCAGGCGGGGAACGAGTCCTCGTGGCCGAGCCAGTCGGCCTGGCCGGGCATGGTGGTGCCGGTGGTGAAGAGGCGGAAGCCGGAGAAGCCCAGGCCCTGCCAGTGGTCGATCCGCTCGACGGCGTCAGGGGCCATCGCGTCTATGGAGTAGACGCCGGCGAAGCGGTCGGGGTGGCGCCGCAGCGCCTCGGCGACGTAGCGGTTGTCGTGCCCGTAGACGGTGGACGCCTGCACCACCACGGCCTTCGCGATGCCGGCGTCGTCGAGGGCCCGCACCAGGCCTTCGATGTCCACGGGGTGGGCCTTCGACCACTCGGACTGCTTCCCCCCGATCGGGTCGACCGGGTACTGCTCCGCGTCCGGGGAGATGACGTGGGTGTGCGTGTCGATGATGTCCATCAAACCTCCTGTGAGCCGGGGGGACGGCGCAGCACCGGGTCCTCGGCGACCCGGCCCCGGAACCCGCGCGCTCCGGCAGTCCGGGACCATACACGATTGTTAACAATCTCGTACGAGATTGTGGGAACGATTTCGTCGGCACGACGGTGCGCAGTGTTGCGTGGACGGACAGCGAGCTGGTCAGGGGCGGTGCGGGAATGGCGGGCGAGGCCATGGTGACAAATCGGTGCCGGGCGCTCGCGACGAGGAGGATGCCGCAAGGATCGGCTTTTGCCGGGATCGCGGCCAGGCTCGGCGGCGAAGGCATGCGGCAGCCCCGGGCACGGCGCCGAGAAGTGGCCGCGGGCCGTTCACCCAGCGGCCTTGATCGCGACAGCGGCGGGCACCGGCTGCGCACACCGACTGGCCCGAAGCCGCAGCGCGGTGGACCCACGCACCGCCAGCGTTCAGCAGTGGGACCGGACCACACGGGACAGCACGAAGCCCCGAGCTCCGGAAGGTCCGGAACCCGGGGCTTCGCCGTGGCGGGACGGGCGTCAGCCGAACATGCCGACCTGGTAGTCACCCGCCGGCTGCCGGGTGATGACGTTCATCCGGTTGAACGTGTTGATCAGGGCGATCAGCGCGACGAGGCCGGCGAGGGCGTCCTCGTCGTAGTGCTTCGCGGCGGCCTGCCAGGCCTCGTCGGTGACGCCGCCCGCGGCGTCGGCGATGCGGGTGCCCTGTTCTGCCAGCTCGAGGGCCGCGCGCTCCGCGTCGGTGAAGACCGTGGCCTCACGCCAGGCCGCGACGAGGTTGAGGCGCGTCGGCTCTTCCCCGGCGGCAATCGCGTCCTTGTAGTGCATGTCGGTGCAGTAGCCGCAGCCGTTGATCTGGCTGGCGCGCAATTTCACGAGCTCCTGCGTCGCGGCGGGCACGCCGGAGCCGTGCACGGCCTTGTCCGCCGAGACGATGTACTTCAGGAACTTGCCGGCGACCGCGTTCTCGAACAGGTTCAGCCGTGCTTCCATGGTGTGCTCCTCAGCCGTCTCTCGAAGCTTCTGCCATCGGGTTACGCAGCATTGACGAGCCGGCGCCGGAACTTGTGACAGCGGCGAATGTGACCTGCGTCTCAGCCCAAGTCGGCCTCCGGCCGGACCTCGAGCGACGCGCCCGCCTGGTGCAGTTCGAGCACGATCAGCTCGTTGCGCCCACGCCGCCACAACGGCGCCGGGGCGTACAGCGTGCGCTGCGGGCCGCGGCTCCAGTAGCGGCCGAGGTTGAAGCCGTTGAGCCAGACGATCCCCTTCTCCCACCCGGGCAACGCGACGAACCCGTCGGCCGGCTCGCCGATCGTCACCGACGCCCGGTGGAAGGCCGGCCCGGCGGGTGCGGTGCCCGCACGGAAGTGCACTGTGGACAGATCGTCGAGCGGCAGCGGCCGGATCTCCCAGCCGAAGAGCTTCTGCTGGGTGTTCATCGCGACCCACCCGTCGATGCCCTTGCGGTCGGCGAGGTACGGGCCGTAGTTCACGCGGCCGTTGGTGTCGACGAGGATGTCGAGCTGGTTCTCCGCTTCGGTGAACGTCACGTTCACCGTGGCGTCGGGCGTGTTCCGGTCGAGCACACCGACCTGCTCTCCCCCGGCGAAGACCAGCGCGCGGTCGGCGAGGCCGTGGATGCTGACCGTCCCGCTGTGCGGCCCCTGCACCTTCGTGCGGTAGTGGATGAGCCCCGTCGCCTGGCCGACCTTCTCCATCGGCAGCGGCTGCACCGAGTGCACCACCTTCGACAACGCGGGCAGCGAGTCGAGGAGCGACGCCACTGCGTCCGGCGTCACCGTCTGCGCGGCCAGCCGCGGCGACCGGGCGGGCAGCGGGTCCGAGGGCAGCTTCGTGTACTTGCCGATCACGGCGCGCAACGCGGTGAACTTCGCGCCGAGGTCCCCCGCCTCGCCGACGGGCGAATCGTAGTCGTAACTCGTGACGGTCGGCTGGTACGTCGTGCCGGATGTGTTGGCACCGCTGGTGAAGCCGAAATTCGTGCCACCACAGGCCATGTACAGGTTGACCGACGCGCCCGTGGCCAGAATCGTGTCGACGTAACCCGCCATCTGCTGCGGGTCGCGCGTGTTGTGCTGCTCGCCCCAGTGGTCGAACCAGCCGTCCCAGAATTCGGCCATCATGACCGGCTCGCCGGGCTGGAACTTCTTGATCGCCTCCAGGCTCGGCACCGGGTTTCCGTCGCCGGTACCGACTTCGAGCGTGCCGGGCAGCGAACCGAAACGCATGAAGAAGTCCGACGCGCCGTCCGCGGCGAACAGCAGGCTCGTCAACCCGCGCGCGCGCAGGCTGTCGCGCAGGTGCGCCAGGTACGACGTGTCGTTGCCGTAGCTGCCGTACTCGTTCTCGATCTGCACGGCGATCACCGGTCCGCCGCGGTGTGCTTCGAGCTGGGCCAGCCGCGGCACGAGGTGGTCGTACCACGCGTCGACGGCCTTGAGGTACTTCGGCTCGGCGCAGCGCAGCTCGAGGTCGCGGTCGGCCAGCAGCCACGCCGGCAGCCCGCCGAACTCCCACTCCGCGCAGATGTACGGGCTGGGCCGCACGATCACCTGCAGCCCGACCTCGCCCGCGGTGCGGATGAACTTCGGCAGGTCGCGCCAGCCGCTGAAGTCCGGTGCGCCGGGCCGGGGCTGGTGGAAGTTCCACGCCACGTACGTCTCGACCGTGTTCAAGCCGAGCGCGCGCAACCGCAGCAGCCGGTCGCGCCACTGTTCGGGGTGGATGCGGAAGTAGTGGATCGCGCCGGAGATGATCTGGAAGGGCTTGCCGTCCAACAGGAACTGCTCGCCCGACACCGTCAGCCCGCGGCGGCCCGCCGCCCCGGCCGGTGCGGCGAACACGGTGCTCGCCGCAGCCAGCCCGGCGGCCGCGCCACCGAGGAAGCTCCGCCTGCTCACTGGGTTCACGAAGGTTCTCCGATCAGGGGGGTCAGCCGAGCGTCGCGGCGCGGGCCTGGGTGATCACCGCGTCGAGCACACCGTCGCCGACGAGCGCCTGGCGCACGCCCCACCGGTTGGTGTTCCCGGTCTTCACGGCCTGCGCCTTCGTCACGAGCGCGTCGGCGGACGCGGTGAGCCGCTGGGCCGCCTGGTCGTCGCCGCGAGCTGAGGCGGCGAGGGCGTCGAGCTGGTCGACGAGCGCACCGCCCCAGTAGGTGCTCGCGTCGAGCCACGGCGACGCTTCGTCGACGAACGCGCTCGCCACGTGGCCGCCCCGGATCACCTTCGCGGCGTCGCGGATCTGCACGGCGTACGCGCGCAGATCGGCCATGGAACGGCGGTGGTCACCGGCGTTCCACCGCTGCCAGAACGCCTTCGTCTTCGCCGCCAGCACCGGTGCCTGCGGCTGCCACGGCGTCGGGCCGAACGTCGGCGCGAGGTGCTCGAGGTCGGCGAAGACCGCCAGTGCCGCACTCGCCCGCGCGTCTCCGCCCGCCAGCCGCGCCAGCGCCTGCGGCCACGACCGCTCCGGCGAGTAGCCCGCATCGTTCCACGCGAAGTCGGTCGCGCCGAACTCGGCGACCTCGCTGGCCGCCTCCTGGTTCATCGGGTTCGCGACGATTCCGTTGAGGTACTGCGAAAGCCCGGCCTGGCGCTGCGCGTACGGCGCGAGCAACAGCCGTCCGGCCGACTGCTCGTAGTCGTTGACCGGGTAGTTGTCCCACAGGAACACCTTGCGTCCATACACTGTGGACACCTGCTGCGCCTCATCGGTCGTGACGCTCGGCGGGACCACGTCGGTGCCCGTCCACTGCACGACGACCGACGGGTCGAGGTTCTCGCGCAGCTCCGTCTTGTACGGGGAATCCTTCAGGTCGCTGTACTCCGTGGGCACCGTCTGGAGCGGCCGCGCGCCGTCGTGGGTCTTGATGAAGCCGGTCGTGATCGCGTTCAGCAGCGACACCTGCGCCTTGCCCGCGGCCGCCTGCCCGGGCGTGCCGAACGTGGTCTGGTCAGCGGCGCAGTTCCACTTGGTGTAGGAGATGTCGTCGAACGGAATCGAGAACGACCGCACGCCCAGGTCGTACACCGACTGCAGCTTCGCCTTCACCGCGGCGATGTCGTCGGGCGAGGAGAAGCAGATCGACACGCCGGGCGAGAGCGCGTAGGTGAAGTCGACGTGGTGCGCGGTCGCCGACTGCACCAGCTGACCGAGCGTGGCGAGTTCACCGGCGGGGTACGGATCGCGCCACTGCGCACGAAGGTAGGCGTCGTCCTTGGCGCTGTAGACGTAGGTGTTGGCCTTGACCTCGCCGAGGAACGCGATCTGCCGCAACCGGTCCGCCGTGCTCCACGGCGGGCCGTAGAAACCTTCGATCGAGCCGCGCAGGCTCATGTTCGGCCAGTCGCGCACGGCGACGCCGCTGATCGCCCAGCCGTGGCCGGACGGGACGAACAGCTGCCGCAGCGTCTGCGCGCCGTAGTACTGGCCCGAGCCGTCGCGGCCGCCGATCACGATCTCGCCGCCCGCGGTGCTCAGCGCGTAGCCCTCGGCCTGGTCGGGCACTGGCACGGCGCGGGTGACGTCGGCGCGCCCGGCGCCACCGAGCCGGACCACGAGTGCGTGGCTGTGGCGGGGTTCGCGGCCGGGCGCGACGACGGTCACCTTCCGCGCGCCGTGTTCGCGCAGCAGGGCCGTGACGAGGTCCCTGGCCGCGGCGTCGGTTCCGGAGTCGGCGACGAGCACGACTTCGTCGGAAACGGGGACGTCGCCCGAATCGCGGCCGAGCGACTGCGGGGTCGGGGTGACGATCGGCAGCGCGTGCTGCTCGGGCGCGGCCGCGGCGGGTTGCGTCGCGGTGGCGAGCGCCGCGATCGAGGCCCCGGCCGCCAGGACGGCGGCGAGGCGGCGGGTACGGGAGCGTGCGGTCATGCGGGGGTCCCTCGGTTCGGGGTCGGGCCGGGTCAGGCGGCGGGCGGGACGGTGCGGTAGAGCGCGAAGGTCGACAGGTACGGCGTGGCACGGGCCTGCGTGATCACCACGCGCAGGTGGTTCGTGGTCACGGGCGCGGACAGCGTCAGCAGGCGGGTGTAGCCGATGGTGGTGACCGTGCCGAGCGTCTGCCACGTGCCGTTCACCTCGGCTTGCACCGTCGCACCCTCGACGTGCTGGCCGCGGGTGATGTCCTCACCGAGCCGGAGCTGGTCGAACGTCGCGGGTTTCGCGAGCGGCACGTCGAGGGTGCCGGCCAGTGCCCCGTGGGGCGGGGTCCACGACGTGGCGAGCGAACCGTCGGTGACCGCGGCGACGGCCTTGTCACCGGGCCGCGGCTGCGCGAGGTCGACCTGCGTGGCGGCGACGGACTTCCCGAACGCCGCCAGCGCCGCGACGTCGGCGGGAGCGAGCTCGCCGTCCGGCCCGGGCGGGACGTTCAGCAGCAGCGACGAGTTGCGGCCGACCGTGCGGCGGTAGAGGTCGACGAGCTGTGCGGCGGTCTTCGGCTGTTCATCGGGGTGGAAGAACCAGCCGGGGCGGATCGAGACGTCGGACTCGGCCGGGGCCCACTGCAGGTAGCGCACGGACGGGTCGGCCAGGACCTGGCGCGAACCGAGGTCGGTGGCCGTCGCGCCGCCGAGGAACAGCTCTTCGTTGTGCGCGGTGTTCGGGTCGCCCGACATCGGCAGCGGGCTCCACTCCGTGGTGCGGGCCTGGCCGGACTCGTTGCCCACCCAGCGCACGCCGGCGGGACCGGCGAAGGTCACGGTGTCCGGCGACAGCGCGTGGATCATCGAGAACCACGTGGTGAAGTCGTAGTTCTCACTGATCCCGTTGTCGCGCCAGGGGTTGGCGCCGTCGAGCCACAGCTCGTCGATCGGGCCGTACTGGGTGAACAGCTCGTAGAGCTGGTTGAGGTAGTAGGTGTTGTAGTCGTCCTCGGTCACGCTGAAGCGCGGCAGCTTGCCGGCGGCCAGCGCGGCGGCGCGGTCGTCGTCCGGTACGAGCGTCGGGATGGTGCGCTGCTTCACCGCGCTGCCGGTGCCGTAACGGCCCTGGCCCTGCGGCGCGCCGGCGCGGTCGTCGTAGGTGGCCTGTTCTTCGATGCTCAGCGGCTGCCCCGCGGCGACCTTCGCCTCGACGCGCTTGACCTCATCGGCGAAGAAGCTCGCGGGCAGTTCCGCGCCGTCGGCGGGCGAAAGGTAGACGCCGACCTTGAGGCCCGCTTTTCGGGCGGAGTCGACGTAGTCGCGCAGGATGTCGCCGCGCGGGTTGGCGCAGCCCGCGTCGCGGGCCTGCCAGAAGGCCGACGGGTCCTGCGTGCGGCTGGCCTGTGCGGCCTGGCGGGCGGCGTCGGCGCCGGTACAGCCGGGGCTGACCCACCACGGGCTCGCGACCACGGAGTGGTTGGTGTAACGGGTCGGGTAGAGCACGAACCCGTCGTGGTGCTTGGCGGTGAGCATCACCTGCGTGACTCCCGCGGCCTTGAGCGAGCGCATCCACTGGTCGGTGTCCACGGCGGACGGGGCGAACGTCGATTCCTTCTCCGCACCGGAGCCCCATTCGCGGTCGGTGAAGGTGTTCATGCCGA encodes:
- a CDS encoding beta-N-acetylglucosaminidase domain-containing protein, which encodes MTARSRTRRLAAVLAAGASIAALATATQPAAAAPEQHALPIVTPTPQSLGRDSGDVPVSDEVVLVADSGTDAAARDLVTALLREHGARKVTVVAPGREPRHSHALVVRLGGAGRADVTRAVPVPDQAEGYALSTAGGEIVIGGRDGSGQYYGAQTLRQLFVPSGHGWAISGVAVRDWPNMSLRGSIEGFYGPPWSTADRLRQIAFLGEVKANTYVYSAKDDAYLRAQWRDPYPAGELATLGQLVQSATAHHVDFTYALSPGVSICFSSPDDIAAVKAKLQSVYDLGVRSFSIPFDDISYTKWNCAADQTTFGTPGQAAAGKAQVSLLNAITTGFIKTHDGARPLQTVPTEYSDLKDSPYKTELRENLDPSVVVQWTGTDVVPPSVTTDEAQQVSTVYGRKVFLWDNYPVNDYEQSAGRLLLAPYAQRQAGLSQYLNGIVANPMNQEAASEVAEFGATDFAWNDAGYSPERSWPQALARLAGGDARASAALAVFADLEHLAPTFGPTPWQPQAPVLAAKTKAFWQRWNAGDHRRSMADLRAYAVQIRDAAKVIRGGHVASAFVDEASPWLDASTYWGGALVDQLDALAASARGDDQAAQRLTASADALVTKAQAVKTGNTNRWGVRQALVGDGVLDAVITQARAATLG
- a CDS encoding crotonase/enoyl-CoA hydratase family protein, translating into MSETVLVERRGPVTIVTINRPERRNAVDRATAEALAGAFRAFDADADAAVAVLQGAEGTFCAGADLKAVSEGSGNRVEPTGDGPMGPTRLRLAKPVIAAVSGHAVAGGLELALWCDLRVADDTAVFGVFCRRWGVPLIDGGTVRLPRLIGQSHAMDLILTGRPVPAEEALRMGLANRVVPAGQALEAAVELGNSLAAFPQTCLREDRASVLEQHGASEESALANEFAHGRVSLATDTAAGATRFARGAGRHGSFDS
- a CDS encoding cation:dicarboxylate symporter family transporter; the protein is MSETTSAGAPGQTRKRKPFYTDLTFQVVAGVVAGVLVGALAPSVGHHVDFLGDIFIHLIQMVVGLIIFCTVTHGIASVRDLGKVGRIAVKAIVYFEVITTVALVLGLVVVNVLRPGEGMNIDPSSLHAPASAAPAKSEGFDDFLVSLVPTSAVDAFAKGEILQVLVFSVLFACGLAALGEKAQPVLNIVGTVQQSLFWIIKKVMRLAPFAAFGAIAFTVSKYGLSTLLPLGKLVGVFYLIVVLFFVLVLWPVSRYAGVSLWKVLRYFRAELVLVLGTSSSESVFPQLTAKLEKLGVDEPVVGLVLPTAYSFNHDGTCLYFAAVSVFLAQATGTDLSWQAQLGLLVVLLLTSKGGAGVSGSAIAVLALTLAATHTIPVSSIALVLGVHSVLSAAFVFTNIAGNCVATLVVGKWEKAIDRVTLHRELDAGYVAA
- a CDS encoding alpha-L-fucosidase — translated: MPISPRRSLVLAALLTVAAGSAVPATAAQADRAIQAVQPDRGCTGPIKTATIMTVEPCDGMDRVLTKAAAVVPRPGQLAWQQRPVTAFTHFGMNTFTDREWGSGAEKESTFAPSAVDTDQWMRSLKAAGVTQVMLTAKHHDGFVLYPTRYTNHSVVASPWWVSPGCTGADAARQAAQASRTQDPSAFWQARDAGCANPRGDILRDYVDSARKAGLKVGVYLSPADGAELPASFFADEVKRVEAKVAAGQPLSIEEQATYDDRAGAPQGQGRYGTGSAVKQRTIPTLVPDDDRAAALAAGKLPRFSVTEDDYNTYYLNQLYELFTQYGPIDELWLDGANPWRDNGISENYDFTTWFSMIHALSPDTVTFAGPAGVRWVGNESGQARTTEWSPLPMSGDPNTAHNEELFLGGATATDLGSRQVLADPSVRYLQWAPAESDVSIRPGWFFHPDEQPKTAAQLVDLYRRTVGRNSSLLLNVPPGPDGELAPADVAALAAFGKSVAATQVDLAQPRPGDKAVAAVTDGSLATSWTPPHGALAGTLDVPLAKPATFDQLRLGEDITRGQHVEGATVQAEVNGTWQTLGTVTTIGYTRLLTLSAPVTTNHLRVVITQARATPYLSTFALYRTVPPAA
- a CDS encoding carboxymuconolactone decarboxylase family protein codes for the protein MEARLNLFENAVAGKFLKYIVSADKAVHGSGVPAATQELVKLRASQINGCGYCTDMHYKDAIAAGEEPTRLNLVAAWREATVFTDAERAALELAEQGTRIADAAGGVTDEAWQAAAKHYDEDALAGLVALIALINTFNRMNVITRQPAGDYQVGMFG
- a CDS encoding beta-galactosidase family protein, whose translation is MSRRSFLGGAAAGLAAASTVFAAPAGAAGRRGLTVSGEQFLLDGKPFQIISGAIHYFRIHPEQWRDRLLRLRALGLNTVETYVAWNFHQPRPGAPDFSGWRDLPKFIRTAGEVGLQVIVRPSPYICAEWEFGGLPAWLLADRDLELRCAEPKYLKAVDAWYDHLVPRLAQLEAHRGGPVIAVQIENEYGSYGNDTSYLAHLRDSLRARGLTSLLFAADGASDFFMRFGSLPGTLEVGTGDGNPVPSLEAIKKFQPGEPVMMAEFWDGWFDHWGEQHNTRDPQQMAGYVDTILATGASVNLYMACGGTNFGFTSGANTSGTTYQPTVTSYDYDSPVGEAGDLGAKFTALRAVIGKYTKLPSDPLPARSPRLAAQTVTPDAVASLLDSLPALSKVVHSVQPLPMEKVGQATGLIHYRTKVQGPHSGTVSIHGLADRALVFAGGEQVGVLDRNTPDATVNVTFTEAENQLDILVDTNGRVNYGPYLADRKGIDGWVAMNTQQKLFGWEIRPLPLDDLSTVHFRAGTAPAGPAFHRASVTIGEPADGFVALPGWEKGIVWLNGFNLGRYWSRGPQRTLYAPAPLWRRGRNELIVLELHQAGASLEVRPEADLG
- a CDS encoding amidohydrolase: MDIIDTHTHVISPDAEQYPVDPIGGKQSEWSKAHPVDIEGLVRALDDAGIAKAVVVQASTVYGHDNRYVAEALRRHPDRFAGVYSIDAMAPDAVERIDHWQGLGFSGFRLFTTGTTMPGQADWLGHEDSFPAWAHAEQHDIPVCLQMTIQGLPKLRELLDRFPKVRVLLDHCARPDLSDGRPYRLAKDLFDLAAYPGVHLKLTHRALAAAEKGASTVKDFLTDLVAAYGANRLVWGSNFPAAEGRLPDLLAEARETVSVLPDADVRQIFGGTAAVFYPGGNRA